A single genomic interval of Gossypium raimondii isolate GPD5lz chromosome 11, ASM2569854v1, whole genome shotgun sequence harbors:
- the LOC105802501 gene encoding UDP-glycosyltransferase 83A1 produces MGKPHVVVIPYPAQGHVIPLMELSQNLAKQGIKISFVNTVFNHKRVLDAFGEKVDENGLLHLLSVPDGLEDGEDRNQLGKLTESLCQVMPTQLKELIHKVNGSDDDKISCVLADICIGLAIEVAVELGIPTVGFWPAAVLQLAVLFNVPKLIDDGLIDENGTPLMKHKMIQLSPMTPSIHPMNLVWLNIDDSPSTPKFMFDFQLRNYRVAETTNWVLCNSSLELELQGFKLVPKALPIGPFLATNRLGNFSGNFWPEDPTCLQWLDQQLPGSVIYVAFGSFIVFDQIQFQELALGLEITEKPFIWVVREDITKGKHHNYPKWLNERVGNQCRIVSWAPQAAVLGHSSIACFISHCGWNSTMEGVSNGVPFLCWPYFADQFLNESYISDIWKIGLKLQKDEGGIIRKEEIKSKVEQLVGDENFKTRAVELKQMVTKSVGDGGSSDKVFKNFVQWLKS; encoded by the exons ATGGGGAAACCACACGTTGTGGTAATCCCTTATCCAGCACAAGGCCATGTTATTCCTCTCATGGAACTCTCCCAAAACTTAGCCAAACAAGGCATCAAAATCAGCTTTGTTAACACAGTGTTTAATCACAAGAGGGTCCTGGATGCATTCGGCGAGAAGGTGGATGAAAATGGCTTACTTCATCTACTTTCAGTCCCCGATGGACTGGAAGATGGGGAAGATAGGAATCAGTTAGGGAAGTTAACTGAAAGTTTATGCCAGGTTATGCCTACTCAACTCAAGGAGCTGATTCATAAGGTTAATGGATCAGATGATGATAAGATTTCATGTGTTTTAGCTGATATTTGCATAGGGTTGGCTATTGAAGTTGCGGTGGAGTTGGGGATTCCTACGGTGGGCTTTTGGCCGGCTGCGGTGCTTCAACTGGCGGTGTTGTTTAATGTCCCCAAACTTATCGATGATGGACTGATAGATGAAAATG GCACTCCACTCATGAAACATAAGATGATTCAGTTGTCACCAATGACGCCTTCTATACACCCAATGAATTTGGTATGGCTTAACATTGATGACTCTCCTTCAACCCCAAAATTTATGTTCGATTTTCAACTTAGGAACTACAGAGTTGCCGAAACAACAAATTGGGTACTTTGCAACTCAAGTTTGGAATTAGAGCTTCAAGGGTTCAAATTAGTTCCCAAAGCCTTACCCATAGGCCCATTTTTAGCAACCAATCGGCTTGGAAACTTTTCGGGGAATTTCTGGCCCGAGGATCCAACTTGTTTGCAGTGGCTCGATCAACAGTTACCTGGTTCAGTCATATATGTCGCATTTGGTAGTTTCATAGTTTTTGACCAAATCCAGTTTCAAGAGTTAGCTTTGGGGCTTGAAATCACCGAAAAACCATTCATTTGGGTTGTAAGAGAAGATATTACAAAAGGAAAACACCATAACTACCCTAAATGGTTGAATGAAAGAGTTGGCAATCAATGTAGGATAGTAAGTTGGGCACCACAAGCAGCAGTTTTGGGTCATTCTTCCATTGCATGCTTTATAAGTCATTGTGGGTGGAATTCCACCATGGAAGGTGTAAGCAATGGGGTGCCTTTCTTGTGTTGGCCTTACTTTGCTGATCAGTTCCTGAATGAAAGCTACATTTCTGATATTTGGAAGATTGGATTAAAACTACAAAAGGATGAAGGAGGTATcattagaaaagaagaaattaaaagcaaaGTGGAACAATTGGTTGGtgatgaaaatttcaaaacaagagCTGTTGAACTAAAGCAAATGGTTACCAAAAGTGTCGGTGATGGTGGAAGCTCTGATAAGGTATTCAAGAACTTTGTTCAATGGTTGAAATCATAG
- the LOC128034849 gene encoding UDP-glycosyltransferase 83A1-like isoform X1 → MGKPHVVVIPYPAQGHVIPLMELSQNLAKQGIKISFVNTVFNHKRVLDAFGVDENGLLHLLSVPDGLEDGEDRNQLGKLTESLCQVIPTQLKELIHKVNGSNDDKISCVLADISMGLALDVAAELGIPTVGLWPAAVLQLAVLLRVPKLIDDGLIDENGKTYQDGTPLMKHKMIQLSPMTPSIHPMNLIWLNLDDSPSTQKIMFDFLLRNNKVVETTDWVLCNSSLELELQGFNLVPKVLPIGPFLATNRLGNLSGNFWLEDPTCLQWLDQQSPGSVIYVAFGSFTVFDQIQFQELALGLEITERPFLWVVREDITKGKHHNYPKGFNERVGNQCRIVSWAPQAAVLGHSSIACFISHCGWNSTMEGVSNGVPFLCWPYFADQFLNESYISDIWKIGLKLQKDEGGIIRKEEIKSKVEQLVGDENFKTRAIELKQMVTKSVGDGGSSDKVFKNFVQWLKS, encoded by the exons ATGGGGAAACCACACGTTGTGGTAATCCCTTATCCAGCACAAGGCCATGTTATTCCTCTCATGGAACTCTCCCAAAACTTAGCCAAACAAGGCATCAAAATCAGCTTTGTTAACACAGTGTTTAATCACAAGAGGGTCCTGGATGCATTCGGCGTGGATGAAAATGGCTTACTTCATCTACTTTCAGTCCCCGATGGACTGGAAGATGGGGAAGATAGGAATCAGTTAGGGAAGTTAACTGAAAGTTTATGCCAGGTTATTCCTACTCAACTCAAGGAGCTCATTCATAAGGTTAATGGATCAAATGATGATAAGATTTCATGTGTTTTAGCTGATATTAGCATGGGGTTGGCTCTTGATGTTGCGGCGGAGTTGGGGATTCCTACAGTGGGCTTGTGGCCGGCTGCGGTGCTTCAACTGGCGGTGTTGCTTAGGGTCCCCAAACTTATTGATGATGGACTGATAGATGAAAATGGTAAGACGTACCAAGATG GCACTCCACTCATGAAACATAAGATGATTCAGTTGTCACCAATGACGCCTTCTATACACCCAATGAATTTGATATGGCTTAACCTTGATGACTCTCCTTCAACCcaaaaaattatgtttgattttctACTTAGGAACAACAAAGTTGTTGAAACAACAGATTGGGTACTTTGCAACTCAAGTTTGGAATTAGAGCTTCAAGGGTTCAACTTAGTTCCCAAAGTCTTACCCATAGGCCCATTTTTAGCCACCAATCGGCTCGGAAACTTGTCGGGGAATTTTTGGCTCGAGGATCCAACTTGTTTACAGTGGCTCGATCAACAGTCACCTGGTTCAGTCATATATGTCGCATTTGGTAGTTTCACAGTTTTTGACCAAATCCAGTTTCAAGAGTTAGCTTTGGGGCTTGAAATCACCGAAAGACCATTCCTTTGGGTTGTAAGAGAAGATATTACAAAAGGAAAACACCATAACTACCCTAAAGGGTTTAATGAAAGAGTTGGCAATCAATGTAGGATAGTAAGTTGGGCACCACAAGCAGCAGTTTTGGGTCATTCTTCCATTGCATGCTTTATAAGTCACTGTGGGTGGAATTCCACCATGGAAGGTGTAAGCAATGGGGTGCCTTTCTTGTGTTGGCCTTACTTTGCTGATCAGTTCCTGAATGAAAGCTACATTTCTGATATTTGGAAGATTGGATTAAAACTCCAAAAGGATGAAGGAGGTATcattagaaaagaagaaattaaaagcaaaGTGGAACAATTGGTTGGtgatgaaaatttcaaaacaagagCTATTGAACTGAAGCAAATGGTTACCAAAAGTGTAGGTGATGGTGGAAGTTCTGATAAGGTATTCAAGAACTTTGTTCAATGGTTGAAATCATAG
- the LOC128034849 gene encoding UDP-glycosyltransferase 83A1-like isoform X2 yields MGKPHVVVIPYPAQGHVIPLMELSQNLAKQGIKISFVNTVFNHKRVLDAFGVDENGLLHLLSVPDGLEDGEDRNQLGKLTESLCQVIPTQLKELIHKVNGSNDDKISCVLADISMGLALDVAAELGIPTVGLWPAAVLQLAVLLRVPKLIDDGLIDENGTPLMKHKMIQLSPMTPSIHPMNLIWLNLDDSPSTQKIMFDFLLRNNKVVETTDWVLCNSSLELELQGFNLVPKVLPIGPFLATNRLGNLSGNFWLEDPTCLQWLDQQSPGSVIYVAFGSFTVFDQIQFQELALGLEITERPFLWVVREDITKGKHHNYPKGFNERVGNQCRIVSWAPQAAVLGHSSIACFISHCGWNSTMEGVSNGVPFLCWPYFADQFLNESYISDIWKIGLKLQKDEGGIIRKEEIKSKVEQLVGDENFKTRAIELKQMVTKSVGDGGSSDKVFKNFVQWLKS; encoded by the exons ATGGGGAAACCACACGTTGTGGTAATCCCTTATCCAGCACAAGGCCATGTTATTCCTCTCATGGAACTCTCCCAAAACTTAGCCAAACAAGGCATCAAAATCAGCTTTGTTAACACAGTGTTTAATCACAAGAGGGTCCTGGATGCATTCGGCGTGGATGAAAATGGCTTACTTCATCTACTTTCAGTCCCCGATGGACTGGAAGATGGGGAAGATAGGAATCAGTTAGGGAAGTTAACTGAAAGTTTATGCCAGGTTATTCCTACTCAACTCAAGGAGCTCATTCATAAGGTTAATGGATCAAATGATGATAAGATTTCATGTGTTTTAGCTGATATTAGCATGGGGTTGGCTCTTGATGTTGCGGCGGAGTTGGGGATTCCTACAGTGGGCTTGTGGCCGGCTGCGGTGCTTCAACTGGCGGTGTTGCTTAGGGTCCCCAAACTTATTGATGATGGACTGATAGATGAAAATG GCACTCCACTCATGAAACATAAGATGATTCAGTTGTCACCAATGACGCCTTCTATACACCCAATGAATTTGATATGGCTTAACCTTGATGACTCTCCTTCAACCcaaaaaattatgtttgattttctACTTAGGAACAACAAAGTTGTTGAAACAACAGATTGGGTACTTTGCAACTCAAGTTTGGAATTAGAGCTTCAAGGGTTCAACTTAGTTCCCAAAGTCTTACCCATAGGCCCATTTTTAGCCACCAATCGGCTCGGAAACTTGTCGGGGAATTTTTGGCTCGAGGATCCAACTTGTTTACAGTGGCTCGATCAACAGTCACCTGGTTCAGTCATATATGTCGCATTTGGTAGTTTCACAGTTTTTGACCAAATCCAGTTTCAAGAGTTAGCTTTGGGGCTTGAAATCACCGAAAGACCATTCCTTTGGGTTGTAAGAGAAGATATTACAAAAGGAAAACACCATAACTACCCTAAAGGGTTTAATGAAAGAGTTGGCAATCAATGTAGGATAGTAAGTTGGGCACCACAAGCAGCAGTTTTGGGTCATTCTTCCATTGCATGCTTTATAAGTCACTGTGGGTGGAATTCCACCATGGAAGGTGTAAGCAATGGGGTGCCTTTCTTGTGTTGGCCTTACTTTGCTGATCAGTTCCTGAATGAAAGCTACATTTCTGATATTTGGAAGATTGGATTAAAACTCCAAAAGGATGAAGGAGGTATcattagaaaagaagaaattaaaagcaaaGTGGAACAATTGGTTGGtgatgaaaatttcaaaacaagagCTATTGAACTGAAGCAAATGGTTACCAAAAGTGTAGGTGATGGTGGAAGTTCTGATAAGGTATTCAAGAACTTTGTTCAATGGTTGAAATCATAG
- the LOC105802500 gene encoding transcription factor HHO6, whose translation MQVDGLTNDEVKSHLQKYQLHTRRLPATTTTTTPANQSGLVLGGGHAWMCQDQFGESLKGSSSQSGSPQGPLQLATNTGGTSTTGCESMEDDEDAKSECYSWKSHVQKPKKNNV comes from the exons ATGCAAGTAGATGGCTTAACCAATGATGAAGTTAAGAGTCATTTGCAG AAATACCAGCTACACACACGAAGACTTCCAGCTACCACAACAACAACAACCCCTGCAAATCAATCAGGCCTTGTTTTGGGTGGTGGTCATGCATGGATGTGTCAAGATCAGTTTGGAGAATCCTTGAAAGGGAGCAGTTCGCAGTCGGGTTCCCCTCAAGGTCCTCTCCAGTTAGCCACAAACACCGGAGGGACCTCCACTACAGGGTGTGAGAGcatggaagatgatgaagatgCAAAATCCGAGTGCTATAGTTGGAAAAGCCATGTTCAGAAACCCAAAAAAAACAATGTATAG
- the LOC105802499 gene encoding F-box protein At5g39250, protein MSLEEVLKVVFPFLDGVDLAACMVVCKQWRHIAKDDYFWKCVCAKRWPSICKRPNPPTVTYYKLYQTFYKRKHQRTLLPPRLSFDDLEFFIDIWTEDKLIFSEVVPGPVLQRGIKIPPAGICDMLKFHLQGPEYKMILPVDPRFTIPWSQTVSVSVLVGRKDSNKVACIINKSMFDYIDRTASRALAFDYLVFSPYYPFISGIRAWISLLFMEDRSNGVIDVFGIEMDFCDAANSQEEVLWLLDMLDWK, encoded by the coding sequence ATGTCATTAGAAGAAGTTTTGAaggttgtttttccttttttagatGGTGTAGACCTTGCAGCTTGTATGGTGGTCTGTAAGCAATGGAGACACATAGCTAAAGATGATTACTTTTGGAAATGTGTATGTGCAAAGAGATGGCCTTCCATTTGCAAACGACCCAATCCTCCTACTGTAACCTACTATAAACTATATCAAACGTTTTACAAACGGAAGCATCAGCGAACGCTTCTCCCTCCAAGACTTTCCTTTGATGATTTGGAATTCTTCATTGACATTTGGACTGAAGATAAATTGATTTTCTCCGAAGTTGTCCCTGGTCCTGTCCTCCAAAGAGGAATCAAGATCCCACCTGCTGGAATCTGCGACATGCTTAAGTTTCATCTTCAAGGCCCCGAGTACAAGATGATCTTACCTGTTGACCCAAGGTTCACCATTCCTTGGAGCCAGACTGTGAGTGTTTCAGTGCTTGTGGGGCGGAAGGACTCGAACAAGGTTGCTTGCATAATTAATAAATCGATGTTTGATTACATAGATCGTACAGCTTCCAGGGCTCTAGCTTTCGACTACCTCGTCTTCTCTCCCTATTATCCCTTTATATCAGGAATCCGGGCATGGATCTCCTTGCTTTTCATGGAAGACAGAAGCAATGGTGTCATTGATGTTTTCGGCATTGAGATGGACTTTTGTGATGCTGCCAATTCCCAGGAAGAGGTATTGTGGCTGTTAGACATGCTTGATTGGAAATGA
- the LOC105801448 gene encoding metalloendoproteinase 3-MMP-like gives MASSGFGPLQSPRCGVTHGKSDGVFHLVENYSFFNGNPKWENFPVTYGFRSGFPLPAGLDTQEVEDAIDAIPKFAFQKVEPGDGADINIAFAELSGTMYGFAYAPPNGSLFLGIDTNWSTSSNPGTLQLDLQSGAMHEIGHTLGLDRSEFEDAVMFVTLYTGTTKRKLSQDDIDGIRTLYA, from the exons ATGGCATCTTCTGGTTTTGGCCCTTTG CAATCCCCTCGTTGTGGTGTAACACATGGCAAAAGTGATGGCGTGTTTCACTTGGTTGAAAATTATTCCTTTTTCAATGGGAATCCTAAATGGGAAAACTTCCCGGTGACCTATGGTTTCCGATCTGGTTTTCCCCTGCCGGCGGGTTTGGATACTCAAGAGGTGGAAGATGCCATCGATGCCATTcctaaatttgcatttcaaaaggTAGAACCAGGCGACGGAGCTGATATAAATATTGCGTTTGCTGAACTTAGCGGCACAATGTATGGTTTTGCCTATGCACCACCTAATGGGTCGCTTTTCCTTGGCATAGACACCAACTGGAGCACAAGTTCTAATCCTGGAACGCTCCAACTAGACCTGCAATCTGGAGCCATGCATGAAATAGGACATACCCTGGGCCTTGATCGTAGTGAATTTGAAGATGCAGTCATGTTTGTCACACTTTATACTGGAACTACCAAAAGGAAACTTAGCCAAGATGACATTGATGGCATTCGGACTTTATATGCCTAG
- the LOC105802498 gene encoding probable mitochondrial-processing peptidase subunit beta, mitochondrial isoform X2 has protein sequence MTIKQLLSLARRLSKPSSSFNISRSSSSAASRLAAAATSDSAEISPPPPTAMIYDRLSLSVKSKLQKLENPDPRFLKYGSPHPAVVSHTHMLSSPETKITTLPNGLRVATESTLSSRTATVGVWIDAGSRFETEETNGTAHFLEHMIFKGTERRSARDLEEEIENMGGHLNAYTSREQTTYYAKVMDKDVFKALDILADILQNSKFEEHRIRRERDVILREMEEVEGQTEEVIFDHLHSTAFQYTPLGRTILGPADNVKTITKGHLLNYIQTHYTAPRMVIAASGAVKHEEIVEQVEKLFTKLSSDPATASQLVVKEPATFTGSEVRIINDDIPLAQFAVAFEGASWTDPDSIALMVMQAMLGSWSKNAGGGKHMGSELAQRVGINEIAESMMAFNTNYKDTGLFGVYAVAKPDCLDDLAYAIMHETTKLAYRVSEADVIRARNQLKSSLMLHMDGTSPVAEDIGRQLLTYGRRIPFAELFARIDAVDPSTIKRVADRFIYDKVAYCNCCNGSGPGFARLQLVQTQDLLEPLLDDFGLTFSMDYHLSLAITNFPVLIHQFPEAHLRVAFLFVV, from the exons ATGACGATCAAGCAGCTTCTCTCTCTAGCTCGGCGGTTAAGCAAGCCTTCCTCTTCTTTCAACATATCCCGTTCGTCTTCCTCCGCCGCATCTCGTCTCGCCGCCGCTGCCACTTCGGATTCTGCTGAAATCAGCCCTCCTCCACCAACGGCCATGATCTACGACAGGTTATCCCTCTCCGTTAAATCAAAGCTCCAAAAACTCGAAAACCCCGATCCCCGTTTCCTCAAATACGGTTCCCCTCATCCAGCTGTTGTTTCCCACACGCACATGCTATCTTCCCCTGAAACCAAAATTACAACTTTGCCCAATGGCCTTCGTGTCGCCACTGAATCTACTCTATCTTCCCGCACGGCCACGGTTGGGGTCTGGATCGATGCGGGGTCGAGATTTGAGACTGAAGAGACTAATGGAACGGCGCACTTCTTGGAGCATATGATATTTAAAGGGACAGAGAGGAGGTCTGCCAGGGACTTGGAGGAAGAGATTGAGAATATGGGAGGGCATTTGAATGCTTATACATCGAGGGAGCAAACCACTTATTACGCTAAAGTTATGGATAAAGATGTATTTAAAGCGTTGGATATATTGGCTGATATTTTGCAGAATTCGAAGTTTGAGGAACACAGGATTCGTAGGGAAAGAGATGTGATTCTAAGGGAAATGGAAGAG GTCGAGGGTCAAACAGAGGAAGTTATTTTTGACCATTTGCATTCAACTGCTTTCCAATACACTCCTCTTGGTAGAACTATTCTGGGACCTGCTGATAATGTCAAGACAATCACCAAAGGGCATCTGCTGAACTATATTCAGACACACTACACCGCCCCTAGAATG GTCATTGCAGCTTCTGGAGCTGTTAAGCATGAGGAAATTGTAGAGCAAGTAGAGAAGTTATTTACCAAGTTATCATCTGATCCAGCCACAGCTTCTCAGTTAGTTGTGAAAGAACCAGCCACTTTTACTGGTTCTGAG gTCAGAATAATCAATGATGATATTCCTCTGGCGCAATTTGCAGTTGCTTTTGAGGGAGCATCTTGGACAGATCCAGATTCCATTGCTCTAATGGTTATGCAGGCTATGTTGGGTTCTTGGAGCAAAAATGCTGGGGGTGGAAAGCACATGGG TTCTGAGCTTGCACAAAGAGTTGGCATTAATGAAATTGCAGAAAGCATGATGGCTTTCAACACCAACTATAAAGATACTGGTCTTTTTGGTGTCTATGCTGTTGCCAAG CCTGATTGTTTGGATGATTTGGCCTATGCTATTATGCATGAGACAACCAAGCTAGCTTATCGTGTTTCAGAAGCTGATGTCATTCGTGCTCGTAATCAG TTAAAGTCATCCTTGATGCTTCATATGGATGGAACTAGTCCTGTTGCTGAGGATATTGGCCGTCAG CTACTTACATACGGTCGGAGAATCCCATTTGCTGAATTATTTGCTAGGATTGATGCTGTTGATCCAAGCACTATTAAACGAGTTGCAGACCGATTTATCTATGACAAGGTAGC ATATTGCAATTGCTGCAATGGGTCCGGTCCAGGGTTTGCCCGACTACAACTGGTTCAGACGCAGGACCTACTGGAACCGTTATTAGATGATTTTGGTTTGACTTTCTCAATGGATTATCACCTGTCCTTGGCAATCACAAACTTTCCGGTACTTATACACCAATTTCCGGAAGCACACCTAAGGGTGGCCTTTCTATTCGTTGTGTAG
- the LOC105802498 gene encoding probable mitochondrial-processing peptidase subunit beta, mitochondrial isoform X1, with protein sequence MTIKQLLSLARRLSKPSSSFNISRSSSSAASRLAAAATSDSAEISPPPPTAMIYDRLSLSVKSKLQKLENPDPRFLKYGSPHPAVVSHTHMLSSPETKITTLPNGLRVATESTLSSRTATVGVWIDAGSRFETEETNGTAHFLEHMIFKGTERRSARDLEEEIENMGGHLNAYTSREQTTYYAKVMDKDVFKALDILADILQNSKFEEHRIRRERDVILREMEEVEGQTEEVIFDHLHSTAFQYTPLGRTILGPADNVKTITKGHLLNYIQTHYTAPRMVIAASGAVKHEEIVEQVEKLFTKLSSDPATASQLVVKEPATFTGSEVRIINDDIPLAQFAVAFEGASWTDPDSIALMVMQAMLGSWSKNAGGGKHMGSELAQRVGINEIAESMMAFNTNYKDTGLFGVYAVAKPDCLDDLAYAIMHETTKLAYRVSEADVIRARNQLKSSLMLHMDGTSPVAEDIGRQLLTYGRRIPFAELFARIDAVDPSTIKRVADRFIYDKDIAIAAMGPVQGLPDYNWFRRRTYWNRY encoded by the exons ATGACGATCAAGCAGCTTCTCTCTCTAGCTCGGCGGTTAAGCAAGCCTTCCTCTTCTTTCAACATATCCCGTTCGTCTTCCTCCGCCGCATCTCGTCTCGCCGCCGCTGCCACTTCGGATTCTGCTGAAATCAGCCCTCCTCCACCAACGGCCATGATCTACGACAGGTTATCCCTCTCCGTTAAATCAAAGCTCCAAAAACTCGAAAACCCCGATCCCCGTTTCCTCAAATACGGTTCCCCTCATCCAGCTGTTGTTTCCCACACGCACATGCTATCTTCCCCTGAAACCAAAATTACAACTTTGCCCAATGGCCTTCGTGTCGCCACTGAATCTACTCTATCTTCCCGCACGGCCACGGTTGGGGTCTGGATCGATGCGGGGTCGAGATTTGAGACTGAAGAGACTAATGGAACGGCGCACTTCTTGGAGCATATGATATTTAAAGGGACAGAGAGGAGGTCTGCCAGGGACTTGGAGGAAGAGATTGAGAATATGGGAGGGCATTTGAATGCTTATACATCGAGGGAGCAAACCACTTATTACGCTAAAGTTATGGATAAAGATGTATTTAAAGCGTTGGATATATTGGCTGATATTTTGCAGAATTCGAAGTTTGAGGAACACAGGATTCGTAGGGAAAGAGATGTGATTCTAAGGGAAATGGAAGAG GTCGAGGGTCAAACAGAGGAAGTTATTTTTGACCATTTGCATTCAACTGCTTTCCAATACACTCCTCTTGGTAGAACTATTCTGGGACCTGCTGATAATGTCAAGACAATCACCAAAGGGCATCTGCTGAACTATATTCAGACACACTACACCGCCCCTAGAATG GTCATTGCAGCTTCTGGAGCTGTTAAGCATGAGGAAATTGTAGAGCAAGTAGAGAAGTTATTTACCAAGTTATCATCTGATCCAGCCACAGCTTCTCAGTTAGTTGTGAAAGAACCAGCCACTTTTACTGGTTCTGAG gTCAGAATAATCAATGATGATATTCCTCTGGCGCAATTTGCAGTTGCTTTTGAGGGAGCATCTTGGACAGATCCAGATTCCATTGCTCTAATGGTTATGCAGGCTATGTTGGGTTCTTGGAGCAAAAATGCTGGGGGTGGAAAGCACATGGG TTCTGAGCTTGCACAAAGAGTTGGCATTAATGAAATTGCAGAAAGCATGATGGCTTTCAACACCAACTATAAAGATACTGGTCTTTTTGGTGTCTATGCTGTTGCCAAG CCTGATTGTTTGGATGATTTGGCCTATGCTATTATGCATGAGACAACCAAGCTAGCTTATCGTGTTTCAGAAGCTGATGTCATTCGTGCTCGTAATCAG TTAAAGTCATCCTTGATGCTTCATATGGATGGAACTAGTCCTGTTGCTGAGGATATTGGCCGTCAG CTACTTACATACGGTCGGAGAATCCCATTTGCTGAATTATTTGCTAGGATTGATGCTGTTGATCCAAGCACTATTAAACGAGTTGCAGACCGATTTATCTATGACAAG GATATTGCAATTGCTGCAATGGGTCCGGTCCAGGGTTTGCCCGACTACAACTGGTTCAGACGCAGGACCTACTGGAACCGTTATTAG